One window from the genome of Candidatus Synechococcus calcipolaris G9 encodes:
- a CDS encoding glycosyltransferase family 4 protein has translation MHFHLIAFLAACAVVLLLTPLINELGLKTGCVDQPNARKIHNRPMVRLGGVSIFAGNIVALLLVWNAGGFAGMPQNSEYEIWGVTLGGVAFFLIGLADDLFTLPALGRLIAQFAVAAIVWGVGVKIRIVTIPFLGGFDLGSLSLPITSIWLVGMANAINFIDGVDGLAAGVSGIAAISMFFVCLFLDEPEAALLAAALAGGALGFLRYNFNPARIFMGDGGAYFMGFTLAGIGVVGLVKGYTTMAILAPLMILAVPIIDTSTVILNRLRQGLSPFTADKRHLHHRLLQAGLSQRSTVLFIYTLTLWVGSFAMGMAGLPGGMGYFLGATGLLCFACWYVWKRVQPPGE, from the coding sequence ATGCACTTCCATCTGATTGCCTTTCTTGCCGCCTGTGCGGTGGTGTTGCTGCTCACCCCCCTAATCAACGAGTTAGGCCTGAAAACCGGCTGCGTTGATCAGCCCAATGCCCGCAAGATCCATAATCGTCCCATGGTGCGATTGGGGGGGGTGTCTATTTTTGCCGGCAATATTGTCGCCTTGCTCTTAGTTTGGAATGCGGGCGGGTTTGCGGGGATGCCCCAAAACTCGGAATATGAAATTTGGGGTGTCACCTTAGGCGGAGTGGCTTTTTTCCTGATTGGCTTGGCGGATGATCTGTTTACCTTACCCGCCCTGGGGCGACTGATTGCCCAATTCGCCGTCGCTGCCATTGTCTGGGGGGTGGGGGTCAAAATTCGCATTGTGACGATTCCCTTCCTGGGGGGGTTTGATCTCGGCTCCCTCAGTTTACCCATCACCTCAATTTGGTTGGTGGGCATGGCCAATGCCATTAATTTCATTGATGGGGTGGATGGCTTGGCGGCGGGGGTCTCTGGGATTGCGGCCATCTCCATGTTTTTTGTCTGTTTGTTTTTAGACGAACCGGAGGCGGCCCTGTTGGCGGCGGCCTTGGCGGGGGGAGCCTTAGGATTTTTGCGCTATAACTTTAATCCGGCGCGAATTTTCATGGGGGATGGGGGAGCCTATTTTATGGGGTTTACCTTGGCAGGCATTGGCGTGGTTGGGTTGGTGAAGGGCTATACCACCATGGCCATTCTTGCGCCCCTCATGATTTTAGCCGTACCCATTATTGATACCTCTACGGTAATCCTGAATCGATTGCGCCAGGGTCTCTCCCCTTTTACCGCCGATAAGCGTCATTTGCACCATCGGCTCCTACAGGCCGGTCTATCCCAGCGATCTACGGTGTTATTTATCTATACCCTGACCCTGTGGGTGGGCAGCTTTGCCATGGGCATGGCCGGACTACCAGGGGGCATGGGTTATTTTTTGGGGGCAACAGGGTTACTCTGTTTTGCCTGTTGGTATGTGTGGAAACGGGTTCAGCCCCCAGGTGAGTAA
- the glyA gene encoding serine hydroxymethyltransferase, which yields MHLDWLSQTDPLVAAMVQREVERQQQHLELIASENFTSAAVMAAQGTVLTNKYAEGLPGKRYYGGCEFIDQVEQLAIDRAKELFGAAHANVQPHSGAQANFAVFLALLEPGDTILGMDLSHGGHLTHGSPVNVSGKWFKVVHYGVDPETERLDFDQIRTLAQQHRPKLIICGYSAYPRTIDFDQFRAIADEVGAYLLADMAHIAGLVATGHHPNPVPICDVVTTTTHKTLRGPRGGLILTRDPDLGKKLDKAVFPGTQGGPLEHVIAAKAVAFGEALKPEFTAYSAQVLENCQALAQTLQDRDLRLVSGGSDNHLLLIDLRSVGLTGKQADQLMGEINITTNKNTIPFDPASPFVTSGLRLGTPAMTTRGMMAAEFQEIGHIIGDRLQKPEDETVAQTCRQRVAQLCQKFPLYPHLQISQPVLA from the coding sequence ATGCACCTTGATTGGCTCTCTCAAACCGACCCCCTTGTCGCTGCCATGGTTCAGCGGGAAGTGGAGCGTCAGCAGCAACACCTAGAACTCATTGCCAGTGAAAATTTTACCTCGGCGGCGGTGATGGCGGCCCAGGGTACGGTTCTTACGAATAAGTACGCCGAAGGTTTGCCAGGGAAACGCTACTATGGCGGCTGCGAGTTCATTGATCAGGTGGAGCAACTGGCCATTGATCGGGCAAAGGAACTTTTTGGGGCAGCCCATGCCAATGTTCAACCCCACTCCGGTGCCCAGGCGAATTTTGCCGTATTTTTAGCCTTGCTAGAGCCAGGGGATACCATTTTGGGGATGGATCTCTCCCACGGCGGCCACCTGACCCACGGATCCCCCGTCAATGTTTCAGGGAAGTGGTTTAAGGTGGTTCACTATGGCGTAGACCCGGAGACGGAGCGGCTAGATTTTGACCAAATTCGCACCCTGGCCCAGCAGCATCGACCCAAATTAATCATTTGTGGCTATTCCGCCTATCCTCGCACCATTGACTTTGACCAGTTTCGGGCGATCGCCGATGAAGTGGGAGCCTACCTGTTGGCGGATATGGCCCATATTGCTGGCTTAGTGGCCACGGGGCATCATCCCAACCCAGTACCCATCTGTGATGTGGTGACAACAACCACCCATAAAACCCTACGGGGGCCGCGGGGGGGACTCATTCTCACCCGTGATCCCGATCTGGGCAAAAAACTGGATAAAGCCGTGTTTCCGGGAACCCAGGGAGGGCCCCTAGAGCACGTCATTGCCGCTAAAGCGGTGGCCTTTGGTGAGGCCCTCAAACCAGAATTTACGGCCTATTCGGCCCAGGTGCTCGAAAACTGCCAAGCCCTAGCCCAGACATTGCAGGATCGGGATCTGCGCCTCGTATCAGGGGGCAGTGATAATCATTTGCTACTCATTGACCTGCGATCGGTGGGCTTGACGGGCAAACAGGCGGATCAACTCATGGGCGAGATCAATATTACGACCAACAAAAACACCATTCCCTTTGATCCAGCCTCTCCCTTTGTCACCAGTGGTCTGCGCTTGGGTACGCCGGCCATGACAACCCGTGGCATGATGGCCGCCGAGTTCCAGGAAATTGGCCATATTATTGGCGATCGCCTGCAGAAACCAGAGGATGAAACCGTGGCCCAAACCTGCCGCCAGCGAGTTGCCCAACTCTGCCAAAAATTTCCCCTCTATCCCCATCTCCAAATTTCCCAACCAGTGTTAGCCTGA
- a CDS encoding fimbrial biogenesis chaperone: MLILWAFLVLAGQSVFAQSQEFYLSAIQVFLSPRQRTTLLTINNTGSGAIDFEISAEKWQQTENGIDQLSPADGEIVVFPLILNVPPGESRNIRIGTRQPPSTVEGTYRLLVAELPAADIPETQATGPQLRIIKRMSLPVFIEPLNPIATAEIVNTNIQNGQLGFTIRNTGNVHIQTLSIALTGQTADGEMYFERNLDSVYVLAERERSFSQVDLPQAGCAQVRQVTIRLGSRRHPLSTQLPTPNGICR, from the coding sequence ATGCTTATACTGTGGGCATTCCTGGTTCTTGCTGGTCAATCAGTCTTTGCCCAGTCCCAAGAATTTTATTTAAGTGCGATTCAGGTTTTCCTCTCGCCCCGTCAGCGAACCACACTATTGACGATCAACAATACGGGAAGTGGTGCCATTGATTTTGAAATTAGTGCCGAGAAGTGGCAACAAACTGAGAATGGCATTGATCAACTATCCCCAGCGGATGGTGAGATCGTTGTTTTCCCCCTCATTTTGAATGTTCCACCCGGAGAAAGTCGTAATATCCGCATTGGTACGCGCCAACCTCCTAGTACGGTTGAGGGAACCTATCGATTGCTGGTCGCCGAGTTACCTGCCGCCGACATCCCGGAAACCCAAGCTACCGGGCCGCAACTGCGAATTATTAAACGCATGAGTTTACCCGTCTTTATTGAACCCCTTAATCCCATTGCCACGGCTGAGATTGTTAATACAAACATTCAAAATGGACAGCTAGGCTTCACGATCCGGAATACTGGCAATGTTCATATTCAGACCCTCAGTATTGCTTTGACCGGGCAAACGGCCGATGGGGAAATGTATTTTGAAAGGAACCTAGACTCAGTTTATGTCCTGGCAGAACGGGAGCGATCGTTTTCCCAGGTAGACCTCCCCCAAGCAGGCTGTGCCCAAGTCAGGCAAGTCACAATTCGTCTTGGCAGCCGCCGCCATCCCCTTTCGACCCAACTTCCCACACCCAATGGTATTTGTCGCTAG
- a CDS encoding competence/damage-inducible protein A yields the protein MSVSAEIICIGTELLLGEILNGNAQYLAQQLASLGIPHYYQTVVGDNPTRIKKAVAIACDRSRLLIFTGGLGPTPDDLTTEALADFFQAPLAERPEIIADLEQKYAHRGGFSPSNRKQALLPVGADILPNPAGSAPGMIWQPRTGLTLMTFPGVPAEIKQMWQETAIPYLRQQGWGQETIHSRVLRFWGIPESVLAEKVSEQLALKNPTVAPYAGNGEARLRITARAKTEAEALQLIHPVETQLRQLTGLDCYGADEDTLASRVGELLLAAGETLSVAESCTGGGLGEMLTRLPGSSHYFMGGVISYANSVKVRLLNVNSGDLEQSGAVSEIVATQMAQGVKNHLATDWGLSITGIAGPGGATLEKPVGLVYIGLATPKDSVQTYECRFNSQRGRSWIRHLSILTALDYLRRQLLILAQ from the coding sequence ATGAGCGTAAGCGCAGAAATTATTTGTATTGGTACGGAATTACTTCTGGGGGAAATCCTCAATGGCAATGCCCAGTACCTAGCCCAGCAGTTGGCCAGCCTCGGTATTCCCCATTACTATCAAACGGTGGTGGGCGATAATCCCACCCGCATCAAAAAAGCGGTGGCCATCGCCTGCGATCGCTCCCGATTATTGATTTTCACCGGCGGATTGGGGCCCACGCCCGATGATTTGACCACCGAAGCCCTGGCGGATTTTTTCCAGGCTCCCCTAGCAGAACGCCCAGAAATCATTGCCGACCTAGAACAAAAGTATGCCCATCGCGGTGGCTTTAGTCCCAGTAATCGCAAGCAAGCTCTTTTACCCGTCGGCGCAGACATTTTACCCAATCCTGCCGGTAGTGCCCCAGGAATGATTTGGCAACCCCGCACCGGCCTCACCCTGATGACATTTCCGGGGGTTCCCGCAGAAATTAAGCAGATGTGGCAGGAGACGGCAATCCCCTACCTGCGGCAACAGGGATGGGGGCAAGAAACCATCCACAGTCGGGTGTTGCGTTTTTGGGGTATTCCCGAATCGGTCTTAGCTGAAAAGGTGTCAGAGCAATTAGCCTTAAAAAATCCAACCGTGGCCCCCTATGCGGGCAATGGGGAAGCACGACTGCGGATCACAGCCCGGGCGAAAACTGAGGCAGAGGCCCTGCAACTCATTCATCCCGTGGAAACCCAACTGCGGCAACTCACTGGACTGGACTGCTATGGGGCGGATGAGGATACCTTGGCCAGTCGGGTGGGAGAGTTGCTGTTGGCCGCTGGGGAAACCCTAAGTGTGGCGGAGTCCTGTACCGGCGGTGGTCTAGGGGAAATGCTCACCCGTTTACCCGGTAGCTCCCATTATTTTATGGGTGGGGTGATTTCCTATGCCAACAGTGTAAAAGTCCGCCTCTTGAATGTGAACTCTGGGGATTTGGAGCAGTCAGGGGCCGTCAGTGAGATCGTGGCGACCCAGATGGCCCAGGGGGTAAAAAATCATTTGGCAACGGATTGGGGCTTAAGTATTACGGGTATTGCCGGCCCCGGTGGCGCAACCCTAGAAAAACCAGTGGGCCTGGTCTATATTGGTTTGGCCACGCCCAAGGATTCCGTGCAGACCTATGAATGTCGCTTTAATTCCCAACGGGGGCGATCGTGGATCCGCCACCTGAGTATTTTGACGGCCTTGGATTATTTACGCCGACAGCTACTTATTCTTGCCCAGTAA
- a CDS encoding Csu type fimbrial protein: MAGMLSLLIKRLTVGLFLGAAAGVLPMLFAQEAKAQTARADLPISATAKNNCLVTTKTAIAFGNYDPIVANATTAAKANGQITVKCLPNAQVEIALGAGANGDGTTCLSREMNGPDDDAKLPYKLYTDAAFTTEWGCGVNAIDHTPTNARPVPFTVYGEIPAGNDPLIEAVLDTLTPGAYNDTVVVTVTF; this comes from the coding sequence ATGGCTGGAATGCTCTCTCTGTTGATCAAGCGGCTGACAGTGGGCCTGTTTTTAGGGGCTGCCGCGGGTGTATTACCCATGCTCTTTGCTCAAGAAGCCAAAGCCCAAACAGCAAGAGCCGATCTTCCGATAAGTGCTACAGCGAAAAATAACTGTCTTGTAACAACTAAAACAGCGATCGCTTTTGGAAATTATGATCCAATTGTCGCCAACGCCACAACTGCTGCTAAAGCTAATGGCCAAATTACTGTCAAATGCTTACCCAATGCTCAAGTTGAAATTGCTCTAGGTGCAGGAGCGAACGGTGACGGAACAACTTGCTTGTCACGAGAAATGAATGGGCCAGATGATGACGCAAAGTTACCCTACAAACTCTATACCGATGCTGCTTTCACGACTGAATGGGGTTGCGGTGTAAACGCCATTGATCATACTCCTACCAACGCTAGACCAGTTCCTTTCACAGTTTATGGCGAAATTCCTGCGGGTAATGATCCGCTAATCGAAGCTGTTTTAGATACTCTGACTCCTGGGGCCTATAACGATACGGTTGTTGTAACCGTGACATTCTAG
- a CDS encoding amino acid ABC transporter ATP-binding protein: protein MPDTQAPAMITAEGVQKWFGQFHALRGVSLTVAQGEVVVIMGPSGSGKSTFIRTLNALEDFQQGQITIDSIPLNDNVRHIDQVRREVGMVFQQFNLFPHLTVLQNITLAPRWVRGWPQSKRDEIALQLLERVGILEQAQKYPGQLSGGQQQRVAIARALAMQPKILLFDEPTSALDPEMVREVLDVMRSLANSGITMVVVTHEVGFAKEVADRIVFMDQGQIVEIASPEEFFQNPQEDRTRQFLAQILS from the coding sequence ATGCCTGATACCCAAGCTCCGGCGATGATTACCGCCGAAGGAGTGCAAAAGTGGTTTGGCCAGTTCCATGCCCTGCGGGGAGTGAGTCTCACCGTTGCCCAGGGTGAGGTCGTCGTCATTATGGGGCCCTCCGGTTCCGGTAAATCCACATTTATTCGTACCCTCAATGCCTTGGAAGACTTTCAACAGGGACAGATCACGATTGATTCTATTCCCTTGAATGATAATGTCCGCCATATTGATCAGGTACGGCGGGAAGTGGGGATGGTGTTTCAGCAGTTTAATTTATTTCCCCATTTAACCGTGCTGCAAAATATTACCCTGGCTCCTCGGTGGGTGCGGGGTTGGCCCCAGTCCAAACGGGATGAAATTGCCCTGCAATTACTCGAACGGGTCGGCATCCTTGAGCAGGCCCAAAAATATCCTGGTCAACTATCGGGGGGGCAACAACAACGGGTGGCGATCGCCCGGGCCCTGGCCATGCAGCCCAAGATTTTGTTGTTTGATGAACCCACCTCCGCCTTGGATCCAGAAATGGTGCGGGAAGTGTTAGACGTGATGCGATCCCTGGCTAACAGTGGCATTACCATGGTGGTCGTCACCCATGAAGTCGGCTTTGCCAAAGAAGTCGCCGATCGAATTGTTTTTATGGATCAGGGCCAGATTGTGGAAATTGCCAGCCCCGAAGAGTTTTTCCAGAATCCCCAGGAAGATCGCACTCGTCAGTTTCTTGCCCAGATTTTAAGTTAG